Proteins from one Bacteroides mediterraneensis genomic window:
- a CDS encoding DUF349 domain-containing protein, whose protein sequence is MEVNETNRPLTEAPMEKPVEALVPTVEETEKETYTPKQTLEEVVQRLKEINDKNDLTDKQEIDVLKQTFYKLQKAKLEAARKAFIDEGGKAEEFIPETEPAEEEFKTVMNAIKEKRNALTAAQEKEKEENLTQKLGILDRMKFLTESQEDTNKIYDDFKKLQQEWNEIGQIPAAKVNELWKTYQLYTEKFYDMVKLNNEFREYDFKKNLEQKTRLCEAAEKLADEPDVISAFHQLQKLHQEFRAIGPVAKDLREAIWTRFKAASTVVNKRHQQHFEELKEKEQNNLDQKTVICEIVEGMEYDTFTTFADWEDKTKEILALQAKWKTIGYAPQKMNVKIFERFRAACDEFFRRKAAFFKSVKETMAANLEKKKALCEKAEALKDSTNWKETAEILTKLQKEWKTVGPVAKKHSDAVWKRFIGACDYFFEQKNKATSSQRTEEVENQAKKEDVIKRMAALEASGAADEATAEQVRALMKEWNSIGFVPFKEKDRLYKEFHGLVDKLFDRLHLSATEKRLSGVRTSGNKESNLYRDRERLVRTYEGLKNDIQTYENNLGFLNSSSKKGNTLVADITRKIERLKKDMELVLGKIKAIDESLKEKE, encoded by the coding sequence ATGGAAGTAAATGAAACCAACCGCCCATTAACCGAGGCGCCAATGGAAAAGCCCGTTGAAGCTCTGGTTCCTACTGTGGAAGAAACCGAAAAGGAAACGTACACTCCGAAACAAACGTTGGAGGAAGTGGTGCAACGCCTCAAGGAAATCAACGACAAGAATGACCTGACCGACAAACAGGAAATTGATGTGCTCAAACAAACATTCTACAAGCTACAAAAGGCCAAATTAGAAGCGGCACGGAAAGCTTTCATCGACGAAGGAGGAAAGGCAGAAGAGTTTATCCCGGAAACAGAACCTGCAGAAGAGGAATTCAAGACGGTCATGAATGCCATCAAGGAAAAAAGGAATGCCCTGACAGCCGCTCAGGAGAAGGAAAAAGAGGAAAACCTGACCCAAAAACTGGGTATCCTGGACAGAATGAAATTCCTGACCGAATCACAGGAAGATACCAATAAGATTTACGACGATTTCAAAAAGCTCCAACAGGAATGGAACGAAATCGGACAAATACCTGCGGCCAAAGTCAACGAACTCTGGAAAACATATCAGCTTTACACCGAAAAATTCTATGACATGGTGAAGCTGAACAACGAATTCCGCGAATACGACTTCAAGAAAAACCTGGAGCAGAAGACCCGTCTCTGCGAAGCGGCAGAAAAACTGGCCGACGAACCTGATGTCATTTCGGCCTTCCACCAACTGCAGAAGCTCCACCAGGAATTCCGTGCCATCGGACCGGTGGCCAAAGATTTGCGGGAAGCCATCTGGACCCGCTTCAAGGCAGCCTCTACGGTAGTGAACAAACGCCATCAGCAACATTTTGAGGAACTGAAAGAGAAGGAACAGAACAATCTGGACCAGAAGACCGTGATTTGCGAGATTGTAGAAGGAATGGAATACGACACCTTTACCACTTTTGCCGACTGGGAAGACAAGACCAAGGAAATCCTGGCCTTGCAAGCCAAATGGAAAACCATCGGCTATGCGCCGCAGAAAATGAACGTCAAGATTTTTGAACGCTTCCGCGCAGCATGCGACGAGTTCTTCCGCCGGAAAGCGGCATTCTTCAAATCGGTCAAGGAAACCATGGCCGCCAACCTGGAAAAGAAAAAGGCGCTCTGCGAAAAAGCGGAAGCGTTGAAAGACAGTACCAACTGGAAAGAAACAGCTGAAATCCTGACCAAGCTCCAGAAAGAATGGAAGACCGTCGGTCCGGTAGCCAAAAAACATTCGGATGCCGTGTGGAAACGCTTTATCGGTGCATGCGACTATTTCTTTGAACAGAAAAACAAAGCCACTTCCTCACAACGTACGGAGGAAGTGGAAAATCAGGCCAAAAAGGAAGATGTCATCAAGCGGATGGCTGCGTTGGAAGCTTCCGGAGCGGCCGATGAAGCCACCGCAGAACAGGTACGTGCCTTAATGAAAGAATGGAACTCCATCGGTTTCGTGCCTTTCAAGGAAAAAGACCGCCTGTATAAGGAATTCCACGGACTAGTAGACAAACTGTTCGACCGCCTGCACCTGTCGGCCACCGAAAAACGGCTGAGCGGCGTACGCACCAGTGGCAATAAAGAAAGTAATCTTTATCGCGACCGCGAACGTTTGGTCCGCACCTACGAAGGACTGAAGAACGATATCCAGACTTACGAGAACAACCTCGGTTTCCTGAATTCCTCTTCCAAGAAAGGAAATACGCTGGTGGCAGACATCACCCGCAAAATCGAACGCCTGAAAAAAGACATGGAACTGGTGCTGGGAAAGATTAAGGCCATCGATGAAAGTCTGAAAGAAAAAGAATAA
- a CDS encoding DUF5689 domain-containing protein, whose protein sequence is MKKINLFKLWHGLLCMLMTVSFIACVDDNEDTEAPYLEVNPATLTFENGGTQTLEISTNRTWKASVEDGSWMSLSQTEGEGSASIQVSVPEGTVGEAKINIVMSNRSGILKSATVAVKAGSVAESKLIYHETAGNADASQKPYVSNYQGWDKSGDGAATVEYAGSNTSVRSSGLTNTDAYEGASGPNIIFFGSSPATFDIRKITLAEGQTHLKLTFGASRSKQNEDKSYDNSFTPETFKLAVSSNGTSWTEISYEKNKGDADRPYWILATAQFSLKKATPTLYIRFTAMESSVFRLDDITLSTGNGGQEVDLEEGSSTPEEGGGTAISRIIKLQKGGQTQLTENMEFEALVCGDPKVNNASAGTLNLMTPDATTANEGIVLYNSALHAQIQETFALGDKVKVSLKADKVKLGAYNGITQVTDWEISDVTVVSHKNTVTPILTTADKLAEYAGMPATVKDVKIDAPGTWEAKTYTFGNVTVFFNKNATSLIGQPYKAGSGSITGIVTVFKEKAQLMPRNLEDLKDFASSEPAITEVTPHSLSFTEAGGKQDIKVTLQNAEGKSLKVSGLSGILSAQINGTTVTVHAEANPTGSAVKQTLSIQIDGAESKIEVPVTVAAKAAAGTKLIMSGFDITKGKDGSVELPTDGYNTQNTQDASTWYSWTYNSIQFKSAKICIANEKNGGGIQLQGNASDAKKQGFIFNATKIEKIQSIEITLRVAASSKYAPAYHLYAGTSEHPNTNTIEPASSMKEENGFKVYTHTFDLTDGEYDYFTIKNDETGAVYIDAIIITKK, encoded by the coding sequence ATGAAAAAAATCAACTTGTTCAAGTTATGGCATGGACTGTTGTGCATGCTCATGACGGTTTCGTTTATCGCATGCGTAGACGACAATGAAGACACAGAGGCACCTTATCTGGAAGTCAACCCCGCTACCCTCACGTTTGAAAACGGGGGTACGCAGACCTTGGAAATCTCGACCAACCGCACCTGGAAAGCCAGCGTGGAAGATGGCAGCTGGATGTCACTTTCCCAAACGGAAGGAGAAGGCTCTGCCAGCATCCAGGTGAGCGTACCGGAAGGAACCGTGGGAGAAGCTAAAATCAACATTGTCATGAGCAACCGCTCCGGAATTCTGAAAAGCGCCACAGTAGCTGTGAAAGCGGGTTCCGTGGCCGAATCCAAACTGATTTATCATGAAACGGCAGGCAATGCGGATGCATCCCAAAAACCTTACGTTTCCAATTACCAAGGATGGGACAAATCGGGAGACGGAGCTGCTACCGTAGAATATGCAGGTTCCAACACGTCTGTCCGTTCTTCCGGTCTGACCAATACGGACGCTTATGAAGGTGCCTCAGGCCCCAATATCATTTTCTTCGGCTCCTCACCTGCCACCTTCGATATCCGGAAAATTACATTGGCAGAAGGACAAACCCATCTGAAACTGACCTTTGGCGCCAGCCGTTCCAAGCAAAATGAGGACAAGAGTTATGACAACTCATTTACCCCGGAAACATTCAAGCTGGCAGTCAGCTCCAACGGCACGAGCTGGACAGAAATTTCTTACGAAAAGAATAAAGGAGACGCCGACCGTCCTTACTGGATATTGGCCACGGCCCAGTTCAGCTTAAAGAAAGCGACTCCAACACTGTACATCCGGTTCACAGCCATGGAAAGTTCCGTATTCCGTCTGGACGACATAACCCTTTCTACAGGAAACGGAGGCCAGGAAGTGGATTTGGAAGAAGGTAGCAGCACTCCGGAAGAAGGAGGTGGCACAGCCATCAGCCGCATCATCAAACTGCAAAAGGGCGGACAGACACAGCTGACTGAAAACATGGAGTTTGAAGCCCTTGTGTGTGGAGACCCCAAGGTGAATAATGCTTCTGCGGGTACCCTCAACCTCATGACTCCCGATGCCACAACGGCCAATGAAGGGATTGTATTATATAACAGTGCACTCCACGCACAGATACAAGAGACTTTCGCATTGGGAGACAAAGTCAAAGTCTCACTAAAGGCAGATAAAGTGAAACTGGGAGCCTACAACGGCATTACCCAAGTAACCGACTGGGAAATCAGTGATGTGACCGTTGTCAGCCACAAAAATACAGTGACTCCGATTCTTACCACCGCCGACAAGCTGGCTGAATATGCTGGAATGCCTGCCACTGTAAAAGACGTAAAGATTGACGCTCCGGGCACATGGGAAGCCAAGACCTATACTTTCGGCAACGTGACCGTGTTTTTCAACAAAAATGCGACTTCCCTTATCGGCCAGCCTTACAAAGCCGGAAGCGGTTCTATCACAGGTATTGTCACGGTATTTAAAGAGAAGGCACAGTTAATGCCACGTAACCTGGAAGACTTGAAGGACTTCGCTTCGAGTGAACCTGCTATCACGGAAGTCACTCCACATTCACTCAGTTTTACTGAAGCCGGAGGAAAACAGGATATCAAGGTCACTCTACAGAATGCGGAAGGAAAAAGCCTGAAGGTATCTGGCTTGTCAGGTATCCTGTCGGCCCAAATAAATGGTACGACTGTCACCGTTCATGCAGAGGCTAACCCTACAGGAAGCGCTGTCAAACAGACGCTGTCCATCCAAATAGACGGAGCTGAAAGCAAGATAGAAGTCCCTGTAACCGTGGCTGCAAAAGCCGCAGCAGGAACAAAATTGATCATGAGCGGTTTCGATATCACCAAAGGGAAAGATGGTTCCGTGGAATTACCTACCGATGGATACAACACGCAAAATACCCAAGATGCTTCCACATGGTATAGCTGGACCTATAATTCCATCCAATTCAAAAGTGCCAAAATCTGTATCGCAAACGAAAAAAACGGTGGCGGAATACAACTGCAGGGTAATGCATCCGATGCCAAGAAACAAGGATTCATCTTCAATGCGACAAAAATTGAAAAAATCCAGTCCATTGAAATCACCCTGAGGGTAGCAGCCAGCTCAAAGTATGCACCTGCCTACCATCTTTATGCAGGTACAAGCGAACATCCAAACACAAACACCATTGAACCTGCTTCCTCAATGAAAGAAGAGAACGGATTCAAGGTATATACCCATACTTTCGACCTGACAGACGGTGAATATGATTACTTCACCATCAAGAATGATGAAACGGGTGCTGTATACATCGATGCAATCATAATTACCAAAAAATAA
- a CDS encoding DNA/RNA non-specific endonuclease has protein sequence MPLKMTLRYLILFTLSVLLLSCRKDNESPLSTGTAEWKDVPVVSSQSGNTVIQIQGVQGIKWNARITEGAAWCSFSLANSIPEKDGVLTEGINALYVYFSENTDKEDRKAGISIQIGEGTPISLVLTQNGKISGTDAETDAKRPNKAWAEIPDYQANPAFQYVTHYTHLNGKSVRNYSICYDQSHKAALWVAYPLHKCYLGNLDRTDEWTYDPDIESLYQIYVKRAYKEHPKYDRGHQIPSADRTQTREMNAQTFYFTNQTPQVGKGLNQDIWQKLEEVIRKNYICADTLYVVTGAYFAHSNVKATDNNGVKADVPTHYFKVLLRTKSGMTGKWVRQCDASQLQAIGFWLENKAYSSTQITKDICKKVSEIEAITGFTFFPGIPSQVKNDFNAIEWNLY, from the coding sequence ATGCCTTTGAAAATGACACTCCGTTATCTCATTCTATTCACGCTCTCTGTCCTTCTTCTTTCCTGTCGGAAAGACAATGAGTCACCCCTTTCCACCGGAACAGCCGAATGGAAAGATGTACCGGTGGTTTCTTCTCAGTCTGGAAACACCGTCATACAAATTCAAGGTGTCCAGGGAATTAAATGGAACGCTCGCATCACGGAAGGGGCAGCATGGTGTTCCTTCTCTTTGGCCAACTCCATTCCTGAAAAGGATGGAGTTTTGACCGAAGGAATCAACGCGTTGTATGTATATTTCTCTGAAAATACCGATAAAGAAGACCGGAAAGCCGGCATCTCGATTCAAATAGGAGAAGGAACCCCCATCTCCTTGGTGCTGACACAGAATGGAAAGATCTCCGGAACGGATGCCGAAACAGACGCCAAGCGACCGAACAAGGCTTGGGCGGAAATTCCGGACTACCAGGCAAACCCTGCGTTCCAGTATGTGACTCATTATACCCATCTGAACGGTAAATCTGTCCGTAACTACTCTATATGCTACGACCAGTCGCATAAAGCGGCACTGTGGGTGGCTTACCCACTACACAAATGCTACTTAGGCAACTTAGACCGCACAGATGAATGGACATACGACCCGGACATCGAAAGCCTGTACCAAATCTATGTGAAGAGGGCCTATAAAGAACACCCCAAATACGACCGGGGACATCAGATTCCATCCGCCGACAGGACCCAGACACGTGAAATGAATGCACAAACATTCTATTTTACCAACCAGACACCACAAGTCGGCAAAGGACTGAATCAGGATATCTGGCAAAAGCTGGAAGAAGTAATCCGCAAAAACTATATCTGCGCGGATACACTCTATGTGGTGACAGGGGCTTATTTTGCCCATTCCAATGTCAAGGCCACAGACAATAACGGAGTGAAGGCAGATGTTCCGACTCACTATTTCAAGGTCTTGCTGCGAACCAAATCCGGTATGACAGGCAAATGGGTAAGACAATGTGACGCCTCACAGCTGCAAGCCATCGGTTTCTGGCTGGAAAACAAAGCTTATTCCAGCACACAGATTACCAAGGATATATGCAAGAAGGTATCTGAGATTGAGGCGATTACCGGGTTCACATTCTTCCCGGGTATCCCCTCTCAAGTAAAAAATGATTTCAACGCCATAGAATGGAATCTCTATTAA
- a CDS encoding endonuclease/exonuclease/phosphatase family protein has product MKPIFTILFAILSFYTSGHAQKPYKVVFYNLENFFDLENDPDVLDDEFTPDGPKKWTQDKYDKKLSNIEKVFFDIAAIDKSYPVVIGVCEVENRNVLEDIVATKKLSPANYHIVHYDSPEIRGVDAAFLYRPDVLQLEGSKAIRTVIPSLPNFKTRDIVTMWGKIDHEDFFFMVAHWPSRLGGKEASAFKRIAVGRQMRHIADSVRALRPATKVVMMGDFNDDPTDESVAGEKGIGAKTKAKEVKPEDYYAPNAALLKAGYGTLAYGDAWNIFDNMIVSGNLINGNSDGLKLKKAEKSKFYGNIFKRHYMVQKEGQFKGYPLRTYVGNNFQGGFSDHFPVYIYIGK; this is encoded by the coding sequence ATGAAACCTATATTTACGATTCTATTTGCAATTTTATCGTTTTACACGTCAGGACACGCTCAAAAGCCTTATAAGGTGGTATTCTATAACCTGGAAAACTTTTTCGATTTGGAAAACGACCCAGACGTGTTAGACGACGAGTTTACTCCTGACGGTCCCAAGAAATGGACACAGGACAAGTATGACAAGAAATTGAGCAACATTGAGAAAGTATTCTTCGACATAGCGGCCATCGACAAGAGTTATCCGGTTGTCATCGGCGTATGCGAAGTGGAAAACCGCAACGTGCTGGAAGATATTGTAGCCACCAAGAAGCTTTCTCCTGCCAACTATCACATCGTGCATTACGACTCCCCGGAAATACGAGGGGTGGACGCCGCCTTCCTGTACCGCCCGGATGTACTGCAGCTGGAAGGCTCCAAGGCCATACGCACGGTGATTCCCTCATTGCCTAACTTCAAGACCCGGGATATTGTCACCATGTGGGGAAAAATCGACCATGAAGATTTCTTTTTCATGGTGGCCCACTGGCCTTCAAGACTGGGAGGAAAGGAAGCTTCTGCATTTAAACGTATTGCAGTAGGAAGACAGATGAGACACATTGCCGACTCTGTAAGAGCACTCCGTCCCGCTACCAAAGTCGTTATGATGGGCGACTTCAACGATGACCCGACGGACGAGAGTGTGGCCGGAGAAAAGGGAATAGGAGCCAAAACCAAAGCCAAGGAAGTCAAACCGGAAGACTATTATGCCCCTAATGCAGCCTTATTGAAAGCCGGATATGGAACCCTGGCCTATGGAGATGCCTGGAACATTTTCGACAATATGATTGTCAGCGGGAACCTGATAAACGGGAATTCCGACGGACTTAAGCTGAAAAAGGCAGAAAAATCGAAATTCTACGGCAACATTTTCAAACGGCATTACATGGTACAGAAAGAAGGACAGTTTAAAGGATACCCTCTGCGCACCTATGTGGGTAACAACTTCCAAGGAGGATTCAGCGACCACTTCCCCGTGTATATTTATATAGGCAAGTAA